CGATCTCCAGGCGGATCGGCGCCAGGGCGGCGAAGTCGCGTTGATAAGCCGCCATCTTCGCACGGATTTCGCCTTTAGCGGCGTCCGCGATCGCCGGATTGGCGGCAAGTGCCGCTTCGAACTCCTTGGCCCGCGCCGCCATGTCCTTGACGTATTTGGCGTCGAGACGGGCCAGGAAATCCTTCTCATGGCGACGCATCATCAACATGAGAACGGTCAGTTCCGGTGCGTTCGCAGCCTTGAGGCGCTCTTCGGCGTCATGGACCGACCCCCGCAAGGCCCCTTGCAGGCCTTCCTCGGGCGTAAAGCCCGCCCGCCGCCACTGATCCGCCACCTTGGCGAACTGGCGGACATAATCCTCGAAGCCGGCACGAACAGCCTTGATGAAGGACAGGGTCTCGGGTTCATCGTGCCGCGTGCTCAACTGGTCAAGAGCGGCGATCGTCTTCTGGCTAACCTCGGCATGACCGGCAAGGGACTTGCCGTCCAGGCGGATCAGGAAATCCTTTTCCCGCCGGCGAGCGTCGAGAAAGTCATAGCGGGCCGCCTCGACAATGCGGATGGTGTCGGTCGCTTCCCGTTCCTCGGCCTGGATCGCGGACAGCCGGCTCAAGACCATGACGGATATAAGGGCAATTGCCAAAAATCCCGCCAATGCCATCCCGGCGACCAGCCGCATCTGCCAGCCAATCCTGAGGTTCCGGAGGAAGGTGCGTTGGCCTTTCTGGGTCGTTTCGGAGATCATCGTTTCCGTATCCCGTTTTCTTCTTCTGGCCCGGCGCGCCAAGTTGGTGCCGGCGGGGACGCAACATCATGCGATCGCCCGATCCAATGGGGGTCGGCGGAAAGTCATGATGGCCGTCCCGGCCTTCTTGCTCCGGCAATATCCGTGCCGCCAGGAGCCCTTCCGCGTGGATTGGGCCGAACCACGCGCCCACGGCGGCAGGCCAGCCCGTCCTGTCGGAAAGTACACCAGCACTGGAAAACAGATCGTTAACGAATCCGCTAGCAATATCTATTGATATTCAACCATTCATTGCCCCCCTCGGCCGACAACACCCGGCCGGCGGCCAAGCCGCGGACCCTAAGCGGCCCGCACGCTGGCCAGGAAGCGGTCGACCTCGGCGCGCAACGTCTCGGACTGCCGCGAGAGATCGTCCGCCGCCAAGAGGATCTGGCCGGCCGCCGTGCCGGTCTCGCTGGCCGCCTGACTGACCCCGGCAATGTTGGCGGAAACCTCTTGGGTGCCCGCCGCCGCCTGCTCGACGTTGCGCGCGATCTCCTGCGTCGCCGCCCCCTGCTCCTCGACCGCCGAGGCGACACCCGAGTTGACCTCGTTGATCTGGGAGATGGTCTTGGTGATGGACTCGATGGCCGAAACGGCTTCCTGGGTGGCCGCCTGGATGCCGGCGATCTGGGCGCCGATCTCATCGGTCGCCTTGGCCGTCTGGTTGGCGAGGTTCTTCACTTCCGAGGCAACGACCGCAAAACCCTTGCCGGCATCGCCGGCCCTGGCCGCCTCGATGGTGGCGTTCAAGGCCAGCAGGTTGGTCTGCTCGGCGATGTCGGTGATCAGCGCCACCACTTCGCCGATCTTGTTGGCCGCCTGGGCCAGGCCCTGGACCTTGACGTTGGTCTGCTCGGCCTCCTTTACCGCGGCCGAGGCGATCTGCGAGGCCCGGGTCACTTGCCGGCTGATTTCGGAAATCGAGGAGGACAGCTCCTCAGTCGCCGCCGCCACCGTCTGCACGTTGGCCGAGGCCTGTTCCGAGGCCGCGGCCACGGCGGAGGCCTGGCGCGTCGCTTCCTCGGCGGTGGCTCCCATCGATTCCGAAGATGACTGCATCTGCGAGGCCGCCGAGGATACCTGCTTTACCACGCCGCCTACCGACGACTCGAAAGTGTCGGCCATCCTCAGCACGGCCTGTCGCTTTTCCTCTTCGGCGCGGGCCTTTTGCGCCTGCTGATCCTTCTCGAGCTTTTCGACCCGAATCGCATTTTCCTTGAAGGTTTCGAGCGCTCCGGCAAGATCGCCGATCTCGTCGCCGTGATCGGTGTATTTGACAACGATCGATTTGTCGCCGCTGGCCAACCGATTCATGCTGCTCGTGATATCCTTAAGCGGAGCGGACATGTTCCGCGCCAAATACCACCCGCCGCCGCACACCAGCAGCAAAATGGGAACAAAACACGCGAGCAGTTTGAGAATCGTCTTCCGAAACTCCTCGGCCACGTCATCGAGGTAGATGCCGGTGCCGACGATCCATTGCCACGGCTCGAACAGGGCGGCCGCCGCAACCTTGTCGGTCAGGACCTTTTTCTCCCCCTTGGCGAAGACGTAATAGGCCGGCTTCCCGCCTTGTTGTGCGCTTTTGATGAGTTCGCGGATGAGATAGACCCCGTTTGGGTCCTGCAAATCGTAGAAATTCTTCCCTTCTCGTTCCGGCAGCGTCGGCAACAGGACATTGGTGCCGTCCGTCTTGTAGATGAAGTAGTACTCCACCTTGTCGTAGCGCACCTTACGCAGAGCTTCCTTCGCGAGATGTTGGGCGGTCTTTTCATCGAACTCGCCCTTCCGGGAGCGGTCGTAATAGTGGACAACCACATCTCTCGCGATTTCCGAAAGATTGCGGATCTTGACCGCCCTGTCATCGATCATCGTCTGATGCAGGATGGAAAGTGAAAACCCCGTCATGACGATGATGCCGAAAATACTGATGGCGATGAGCGCAAACAGTTTGGCGGATATTCTAATTTTTTTCAGCATGCTCCCGGTCTTTCTTGAACTGCATGGGCAATGCACGAGTCGCGCTCCCCAATTTTTTTGGGTTCGCAACGGGTTATTGCCTAAATTATACAATTATTGGGGGTTATTCGATGAATGTATATCGATTTTTTTTATATGGCGCCAGGAAAATACGCTTATTCTGTTTCAAAATGATGGCGTCAGATTGTTAATTGGTAACAATTTGTTACGCAGTGATGACAACGGCGAACATAGGACGCGAGACTTTCTCCCCTCGGTGCCCCCGGGCCCAAAAAGCAGCCGCCCCGCCTCCGGGGGGAGGCAGGGCGGCATAATGGGCAGCGCCAAGTGCCGGCAGGAAGCCCTGATCGATTACGCGGCCCGCACGCTGGCGAGGAAGCGGTCGACCTCCTCGCGCAGCTTCGCCGATTGGCGCGACAGGTCGCCGGCCGCCGAATGCATGCCGGCCGCCGCCGTGCCGGTTTCCGTAGCCGCGTCGTTGACGCCGGCGATGTTCGAGGAAACCTCGTGCGTGCCGGCCGCCGCCTGTTCGACGTTCCTGGCGATCTCCTGCGTCGCCGCGCCCTGCTCCTCGACCGCCGAGGCCACTCCCGAGTTGACCTCGTTGATCTTCGAGATGGTCTGGCTGATCGTCTCGATCGCCGCCACCGCCTCTTGGGTAGCGGCCTGGATGCCCGAGATCTGGGCGCCGATCTCGTCGGTTGCCCGGGCCGTCTGGTTGGCCAGGTTCTTGACCTCGGAAGCGACCACCGCGAAGCCCTTGCCGGCGTCGCCGGCCCGGGCCGCCTCGATGGTGGCGTTCAAGGCCAGCAGGTTGGTCTGTTCGGCGATGTCGGTGATCAGCGCCACCACTTCGCCAATCTTGTTGGCGGCGGTTG
The window above is part of the Shumkonia mesophila genome. Proteins encoded here:
- a CDS encoding methyl-accepting chemotaxis protein, with the translated sequence DQFETSVGELVEQVSTAATGMEGSAARMTATAEGTTRQASAVAAASEQASANVETVASAAEELSSSISEISRQVTQASEIASAAVKEAEATNIKVQGLATAANKIGEVVALITDIAEQTNLLALNATIEAARAGDAGKGFAVVASEVKNLANQTARATDEIGAQISGIQAATQEAVAAIETISQTISKINEVNSGVASAVEEQGAATQEIARNVEQAAAGTHEVSSNIAGVNDAATETGTAAAGMHSAAGDLSRQSAKLREEVDRFLASVRAA
- a CDS encoding methyl-accepting chemotaxis protein codes for the protein MLKKIRISAKLFALIAISIFGIIVMTGFSLSILHQTMIDDRAVKIRNLSEIARDVVVHYYDRSRKGEFDEKTAQHLAKEALRKVRYDKVEYYFIYKTDGTNVLLPTLPEREGKNFYDLQDPNGVYLIRELIKSAQQGGKPAYYVFAKGEKKVLTDKVAAAALFEPWQWIVGTGIYLDDVAEEFRKTILKLLACFVPILLLVCGGGWYLARNMSAPLKDITSSMNRLASGDKSIVVKYTDHGDEIGDLAGALETFKENAIRVEKLEKDQQAQKARAEEEKRQAVLRMADTFESSVGGVVKQVSSAASQMQSSSESMGATAEEATRQASAVAAASEQASANVQTVAAATEELSSSISEISRQVTRASQIASAAVKEAEQTNVKVQGLAQAANKIGEVVALITDIAEQTNLLALNATIEAARAGDAGKGFAVVASEVKNLANQTAKATDEIGAQIAGIQAATQEAVSAIESITKTISQINEVNSGVASAVEEQGAATQEIARNVEQAAAGTQEVSANIAGVSQAASETGTAAGQILLAADDLSRQSETLRAEVDRFLASVRAA